From a region of the Cucumis sativus cultivar 9930 chromosome 6, Cucumber_9930_V3, whole genome shotgun sequence genome:
- the LOC101221790 gene encoding uncharacterized protein LOC101221790 isoform X2 translates to MTTMSDGGEKTCPLCAEEMDPTDQQLKPCKCGYEICVWCWHHIMEMAAKDDTEGRCPACRAIYDKEKIVGMASSCGRLAAEISVEKKVKSQKAKAKSSEGRKQLSSVRVIQRNLVYIVGLPLNLADEDLLQRREYFGQYGKVLKVSMSRTATGVIQQFPNNTCSVYITYSREEEAVRCIQNVHQFVLEGKPLRACFGTTKYCHAWLRNVPCTNPDCLYLHEVGSQEDSFTKDEIISAYTRVQQITGASNNLQRRSGSVLPPPMDDYCSINSSNGKPIVKNTPSNPSSTVRGSPPNGSSDKTIALPAAASWGTRGSNIQGPVTSLPSPNGPPKKPDAANSILSFPPAVAGISSAPTVHSEAGKRLALNENYISNNTKGQQESLKSLKPPVSMDCQSFSTDRHDSPEELPTSVSLSCSVVGTPATKDSQKIMALSPSISASTLHIEDSCSSCPEAGATCDGLIQNMSSDMSTASIDRDDIDDQSDLRPNALLSDHDLIKASGDHNLQEQFSGQSIAASLDSTDAAWKGDDVVNCMPFSREERDWRSDFQREVVNATELEEDVISFNSQRLKDPEIMSPSTRLPGWASTFHALNGSTSHPLWPDAANGVATSLATDLSFVDKQFNDNSSLNSPSIPPVFSSQLENGVNTSGQALHTLRHIVGNDPSNINADSLFVDKQFNDSSHFRSSNISTAINSNMESVISSSAATDMPHGNSFLLHNEGSGRHVGRSSGDILNANSNGFVDNGENSIISNILSMDFNMWDNTLTSQNLAMLLGETDKQSPSSRKVQSNNQSRFSFARQEDSKGQDFRIQPSLDIIGQMQRNQSLRRDFSENGNVHLDKFHNSGGFYSNNYDGSVSHSSNQSLNSSNKLSDSFTAVSRAQISAPPGFSVPSRVPPPGFSSHDRVDHVSDSLSGNHLLEASSLLRNSYQANQTGNNISTGDIEFMDPAILAVGKGRRQIGLNNTGLDIRTPFSPSLGTFDNEASLQLLMQRSLNPQQRYTDVGDGFSHLGDSYGISSRLVDQSQVNNLSNFAQMSLQHSRNGLMSHGHWDGWNEVQGGNNIGVADILRNDRLGYNKYYAGYEDSKFRMPSSSDLYNRTFGM, encoded by the exons ACTGGCTGCTGAAATCAGCGTGGAAAAAAAGGTGAAGTCACAAAAAGCGAAAGCCAAATCATCTGAAGGACGAAAGCAGCTTAGCAGTGTACGCGTGATTCAACGGAATCTTGTATATATTGTTGGGCTGCCTCTTAATCTGGCAGATGAAGAT CTTCTTCAGCGTAGAGAATATTTTGGTCAGTATGGAAAAGTTCTAAAAGTGTCTATGTCCCGTACAGCAACTGGAGTCATTCAACAATTTCCAAATAACACGTGTAGTGT ATATATTACATACTCAAGAGAGGAGGAAGCTGTTCGATGTATCCAAAATGTACATCAGTTTGTCTTGGAGGGCAAACCATTAAG GGCATGCTTTGGAACGACAAAGTATTGTCATGCATGGTTGAGGAATGTG CCTTGCACCAACCCTGATTGTTTGTATTTACATGAGGTTGGTTCTCAAGAAGATAGTTTCACAAAAGATGAAATCATTTCTGCATACACAAG AGTGCAACAAATTACCGGTGCTTCCAACAATCTGCAACGGCGTTCAGGGAGTGTGTTGCCGCCACCAATGGATGATTACTGCAGTATCAATTCTTCAAATGGAAAACCCATTGTTAAGAACACTCCAAGT AATCCTAGTAGTACTGTTAGAGGTTCTCCGCCAAATGGAAGCTCAGATAAGACAATTGCTCTCCCTGCAGCTGCCTCATG GGGAACTCGAGGTTCGAATATTCAAGGTCCAGTTACAAGTTTACCAAGTCCAAATGGGCCTCCCAAAAAGCCCGATGCTGCTAATAGCATATTATCATTTCCCCCTGCAGTTGCAGGTATTTCTTCTGCTCCTACAGTACATAGTGAAGCAGGAAAAAGACTTGCACTTAATGAGAATTACATTTCTAATAATACCAAAGGTCAACAAGAATCCTTAAAATCTTTGAAACCTCCTGTTAGCATGGATTGTCAATCTTTTTCAACAGACAGACATGATTCACCAGAGGAGCTACCCACTTCTGTATCTTTGAGTTGTTCTGTGGTTGGTACTCCAGCCACAAAGGACAGTCAGAAAATAATGGCTTTATCACCGAGCATTTCTGCTTCTACTCTCCACATTGAGGATTCTTGCAGTTCTTGTCCTGAAGCAGGAGCTACTTGTGATGGGCTAATACAAAATATGAGCTCTGATATGTCTACAGCTAGTATCGATAGAGATGATATAGATGATCAATCTGATCTAAGGCCAAATGCTTTACTCTCTGATCATGATTTGATTAAAGCTTCCGGGGATCACAACTTACAAGAGCAATTTTCTGGGCAGTCTATAGCTGCTTCTTTAGATTCTACAGATGCTGCTTGGAAAGGCGATGATGTGGTTAATTGCATGCCTTTTTCAAGAGAAGAACGTGATTGGAGATCGGACTTCCAGAGAGAGGTAGTAAATGCTACTGAGTTGGAAGAGGATGTGATATCTTTTAATAGTCAGAGGCTCAAGGATCCAGAGATTATGAGCCCTTCAACTCGGCTGCCTGGCTGGGCATCTACATTTCATGCTCTGAATGGCTCTACCTCTCATCCATTGTGGCCAGATGCTGCCAATGGGGTGGCAACCAGTTTGGCTACTGATTTGTCATTTGTTGATAAACAATTTAATGATAATTCATCTCTAAACTCACCTAGCATCCCACCTGTATTTAGCAGTCAGCTTGAGAATGGAGTCAATACTTCTGGGCAGGCTTTGCATACTTTAAGACATATAGTGGGCAATGATCCTTCTAATATAAATGCAGATTCACTTTTTGTTGATAAGCAATTCAATGACAGTTCACATTTCCGCTCGTCTAACATTTCAACTGCTATCAATAGCAACATGGAGAGTGTGATTAGCTCTTCTGCTGCTACTGATATGCCCCATGgaaattcatttttacttCACAATGAAGGAAGTGGAAGGCACGTGGGCAGGTCATCTGGTGACATACTGAATGCCAATAGCAATGGTTTTGTAGATAATGGTGAAAATAGCATAATCTCAAATATATTGTCAATGGACTTCAATATGTGGGACAACACATTAACATCCCAGAATTTGGCTATGCTTTTGGGTGAAACTGACAAACAATCACCAAGTTCCAGGAAGGTGCAAAGCAACAATCAGTCCAGGTTTTCCTTTGCAAGGCAGGAAGATTCTAAAGGACAAGATTTTAGGATACAACCTTCTCTTGATATCATTGGACAAATGCAGAGAAATCAGTCTTTAAGACGTGATTTTTCAGAAAATGGAAATGTGCATTTGGACAAGTTTCATAATAGTGGTGGCTTCTATTCTAATAATTATGATGGATCAGTAAGTCATTCAAGCAATCAATCCCTTAATTCCTCAAATAAACTCTCTG ACTCTTTTACAGCAGTTTCGAGAGCTCAAATCTCAGCTCCACCTGGTTTTTCTGTTCCAAGCCGGGTGCCACCTCCCGGTTTCTCTTCTCATGACAGAGTAGATCATGTTTCTGATTCCCTCTCTG GAAATCATCTGCTAGAAGCTTCTTCCTTATTGAGAAATTCATATCAGGCAAATCAAACTGGAAATAATATTAGCACTGGTGATATTGAGTTTATGGATCCTGCTATTTTGGCAGTTGGTAAAGGGAGGCGTCAGATAGGTCTTAACAATACTGGTCTAGACATTAGGACACCATTTTCTCCTTCATTAGGTACTTTTGATAATGAAGCAAGTCTTCAGTTACTGATGCAAAGATCTCTGAACCCCCAGCAGAGATACACCGATGTCGGTGATGGGTTTTCCCATCTTGGGGACTCCTATGGCATTTCTTCAAGACTTGTGGACCAATCACAGGTTAACAATCTGTCTAATTTTGCACAGATGTCTCTCCAACATTCTAGAAATGGGCTTATGTCACATGGCCACTGGGATGGTTGGAATGAGGTTCAAGGTGGAAACAATATTGGTGTGGCAGATATATTGAGAAATGATAGGCTTggatataacaaatattatgCTGGGTATGAAGACTCGAAGTTTCGCATGCCCAGCTCAAGTGATCTATATAACAGAACCTTTGGAATGTGA
- the LOC101221790 gene encoding uncharacterized protein LOC101221790 isoform X3: MSDGGEKTCPLCAEEMDPTDQQLKPCKCGYEICVWCWHHIMEMAAKDDTEGRCPACRAIYDKEKIVGMASSCGRLAAEISVEKKVKSQKAKAKSSEGRKQLSSVRVIQRNLVYIVGLPLNLADEDLLQRREYFGQYGKVLKVSMSRTATGVIQQFPNNTCSVYITYSREEEAVRCIQNVHQFVLEGKPLRACFGTTKYCHAWLRNVPCTNPDCLYLHEVGSQEDSFTKDEIISAYTRSRVQQITGASNNLQRRSGSVLPPPMDDYCSINSSNGKPIVKNTPSNPSSTVRGSPPNGSSDKTIALPAAASWGTRGSNIQGPVTSLPSPNGPPKKPDAANSILSFPPAVAGISSAPTVHSEAGKRLALNENYISNNTKGQQESLKSLKPPVSMDCQSFSTDRHDSPEELPTSVSLSCSVVGTPATKDSQKIMALSPSISASTLHIEDSCSSCPEAGATCDGLIQNMSSDMSTASIDRDDIDDQSDLRPNALLSDHDLIKASGDHNLQEQFSGQSIAASLDSTDAAWKGDDVVNCMPFSREERDWRSDFQREVVNATELEEDVISFNSQRLKDPEIMSPSTRLPGWASTFHALNGSTSHPLWPDAANGVATSLATDLSFVDKQFNDNSSLNSPSIPPVFSSQLENGVNTSGQALHTLRHIVGNDPSNINADSLFVDKQFNDSSHFRSSNISTAINSNMESVISSSAATDMPHGNSFLLHNEGSGRHVGRSSGDILNANSNGFVDNGENSIISNILSMDFNMWDNTLTSQNLAMLLGETDKQSPSSRKVQSNNQSRFSFARQEDSKGQDFRIQPSLDIIGQMQRNQSLRRDFSENGNVHLDKFHNSGGFYSNNYDGSVSHSSNQSLNSSNKLSDSFTAVSRAQISAPPGFSVPSRVPPPGFSSHDRVDHVSDSLSGNHLLEASSLLRNSYQANQTGNNISTGDIEFMDPAILAVGKGRRQIGLNNTGLDIRTPFSPSLGTFDNEASLQLLMQRSLNPQQRYTDVGDGFSHLGDSYGISSRLVDQSQVNNLSNFAQMSLQHSRNGLMSHGHWDGWNEVQGGNNIGVADILRNDRLGYNKYYAGYEDSKFRMPSSSDLYNRTFGM; the protein is encoded by the exons ACTGGCTGCTGAAATCAGCGTGGAAAAAAAGGTGAAGTCACAAAAAGCGAAAGCCAAATCATCTGAAGGACGAAAGCAGCTTAGCAGTGTACGCGTGATTCAACGGAATCTTGTATATATTGTTGGGCTGCCTCTTAATCTGGCAGATGAAGAT CTTCTTCAGCGTAGAGAATATTTTGGTCAGTATGGAAAAGTTCTAAAAGTGTCTATGTCCCGTACAGCAACTGGAGTCATTCAACAATTTCCAAATAACACGTGTAGTGT ATATATTACATACTCAAGAGAGGAGGAAGCTGTTCGATGTATCCAAAATGTACATCAGTTTGTCTTGGAGGGCAAACCATTAAG GGCATGCTTTGGAACGACAAAGTATTGTCATGCATGGTTGAGGAATGTG CCTTGCACCAACCCTGATTGTTTGTATTTACATGAGGTTGGTTCTCAAGAAGATAGTTTCACAAAAGATGAAATCATTTCTGCATACACAAG GAGTAGAGTGCAACAAATTACCGGTGCTTCCAACAATCTGCAACGGCGTTCAGGGAGTGTGTTGCCGCCACCAATGGATGATTACTGCAGTATCAATTCTTCAAATGGAAAACCCATTGTTAAGAACACTCCAAGT AATCCTAGTAGTACTGTTAGAGGTTCTCCGCCAAATGGAAGCTCAGATAAGACAATTGCTCTCCCTGCAGCTGCCTCATG GGGAACTCGAGGTTCGAATATTCAAGGTCCAGTTACAAGTTTACCAAGTCCAAATGGGCCTCCCAAAAAGCCCGATGCTGCTAATAGCATATTATCATTTCCCCCTGCAGTTGCAGGTATTTCTTCTGCTCCTACAGTACATAGTGAAGCAGGAAAAAGACTTGCACTTAATGAGAATTACATTTCTAATAATACCAAAGGTCAACAAGAATCCTTAAAATCTTTGAAACCTCCTGTTAGCATGGATTGTCAATCTTTTTCAACAGACAGACATGATTCACCAGAGGAGCTACCCACTTCTGTATCTTTGAGTTGTTCTGTGGTTGGTACTCCAGCCACAAAGGACAGTCAGAAAATAATGGCTTTATCACCGAGCATTTCTGCTTCTACTCTCCACATTGAGGATTCTTGCAGTTCTTGTCCTGAAGCAGGAGCTACTTGTGATGGGCTAATACAAAATATGAGCTCTGATATGTCTACAGCTAGTATCGATAGAGATGATATAGATGATCAATCTGATCTAAGGCCAAATGCTTTACTCTCTGATCATGATTTGATTAAAGCTTCCGGGGATCACAACTTACAAGAGCAATTTTCTGGGCAGTCTATAGCTGCTTCTTTAGATTCTACAGATGCTGCTTGGAAAGGCGATGATGTGGTTAATTGCATGCCTTTTTCAAGAGAAGAACGTGATTGGAGATCGGACTTCCAGAGAGAGGTAGTAAATGCTACTGAGTTGGAAGAGGATGTGATATCTTTTAATAGTCAGAGGCTCAAGGATCCAGAGATTATGAGCCCTTCAACTCGGCTGCCTGGCTGGGCATCTACATTTCATGCTCTGAATGGCTCTACCTCTCATCCATTGTGGCCAGATGCTGCCAATGGGGTGGCAACCAGTTTGGCTACTGATTTGTCATTTGTTGATAAACAATTTAATGATAATTCATCTCTAAACTCACCTAGCATCCCACCTGTATTTAGCAGTCAGCTTGAGAATGGAGTCAATACTTCTGGGCAGGCTTTGCATACTTTAAGACATATAGTGGGCAATGATCCTTCTAATATAAATGCAGATTCACTTTTTGTTGATAAGCAATTCAATGACAGTTCACATTTCCGCTCGTCTAACATTTCAACTGCTATCAATAGCAACATGGAGAGTGTGATTAGCTCTTCTGCTGCTACTGATATGCCCCATGgaaattcatttttacttCACAATGAAGGAAGTGGAAGGCACGTGGGCAGGTCATCTGGTGACATACTGAATGCCAATAGCAATGGTTTTGTAGATAATGGTGAAAATAGCATAATCTCAAATATATTGTCAATGGACTTCAATATGTGGGACAACACATTAACATCCCAGAATTTGGCTATGCTTTTGGGTGAAACTGACAAACAATCACCAAGTTCCAGGAAGGTGCAAAGCAACAATCAGTCCAGGTTTTCCTTTGCAAGGCAGGAAGATTCTAAAGGACAAGATTTTAGGATACAACCTTCTCTTGATATCATTGGACAAATGCAGAGAAATCAGTCTTTAAGACGTGATTTTTCAGAAAATGGAAATGTGCATTTGGACAAGTTTCATAATAGTGGTGGCTTCTATTCTAATAATTATGATGGATCAGTAAGTCATTCAAGCAATCAATCCCTTAATTCCTCAAATAAACTCTCTG ACTCTTTTACAGCAGTTTCGAGAGCTCAAATCTCAGCTCCACCTGGTTTTTCTGTTCCAAGCCGGGTGCCACCTCCCGGTTTCTCTTCTCATGACAGAGTAGATCATGTTTCTGATTCCCTCTCTG GAAATCATCTGCTAGAAGCTTCTTCCTTATTGAGAAATTCATATCAGGCAAATCAAACTGGAAATAATATTAGCACTGGTGATATTGAGTTTATGGATCCTGCTATTTTGGCAGTTGGTAAAGGGAGGCGTCAGATAGGTCTTAACAATACTGGTCTAGACATTAGGACACCATTTTCTCCTTCATTAGGTACTTTTGATAATGAAGCAAGTCTTCAGTTACTGATGCAAAGATCTCTGAACCCCCAGCAGAGATACACCGATGTCGGTGATGGGTTTTCCCATCTTGGGGACTCCTATGGCATTTCTTCAAGACTTGTGGACCAATCACAGGTTAACAATCTGTCTAATTTTGCACAGATGTCTCTCCAACATTCTAGAAATGGGCTTATGTCACATGGCCACTGGGATGGTTGGAATGAGGTTCAAGGTGGAAACAATATTGGTGTGGCAGATATATTGAGAAATGATAGGCTTggatataacaaatattatgCTGGGTATGAAGACTCGAAGTTTCGCATGCCCAGCTCAAGTGATCTATATAACAGAACCTTTGGAATGTGA